From a region of the Thiomicrorhabdus sp. genome:
- a CDS encoding porin, which yields MKKNIIALAIASAVAAPVAMADAPVVYGQVNMATEQFDVSNAGAQTDANKAASGTQVNNVASRVGVKGSEDLGNGLKAIYKMEFSVDVGGSNTLGNRNQYVGLAGGFGTVLMGRHDTPTKMIQAKDLFNDGVADNNPMAGGLGAFGKGMENRVNNVLAYVSPSFSGIKLIAAMVPQEGSNMTPASDDKESSLSDLYSVALTYGSAKKGLYLAAGMDSASDQTTGTKGKEANHTRLVAQYATGGLIANAMYQDFGGDALDGTNKKGTDVQANLGYKIGKFMPKAKISVVDRDVSALKDSTNYAVGLDYALGKKTTGYVTYTSIENDLGVKDDDTTVVSVGLLHKF from the coding sequence ATGAAAAAGAATATTATCGCTCTAGCAATCGCTTCTGCAGTTGCCGCTCCTGTTGCAATGGCTGACGCTCCTGTAGTTTATGGTCAAGTAAATATGGCTACTGAACAGTTTGATGTATCAAATGCTGGTGCTCAAACTGACGCAAACAAAGCGGCTTCAGGTACGCAAGTAAATAACGTAGCTTCACGTGTTGGTGTTAAAGGTTCTGAAGATCTAGGTAATGGTCTTAAAGCAATCTACAAGATGGAATTCTCTGTAGATGTTGGTGGTTCTAACACACTAGGTAACCGTAACCAATATGTTGGTTTAGCAGGTGGTTTTGGTACAGTATTAATGGGTCGTCATGATACGCCTACTAAAATGATTCAAGCAAAAGATTTATTTAACGACGGTGTTGCGGATAACAATCCTATGGCTGGTGGTTTAGGTGCTTTCGGTAAAGGTATGGAAAACCGTGTAAACAACGTTTTAGCTTATGTTTCTCCATCTTTCTCTGGTATTAAGTTAATTGCAGCAATGGTACCTCAAGAAGGTTCTAATATGACTCCAGCTTCTGATGATAAAGAATCTTCATTATCTGATTTGTATTCTGTTGCTTTAACATACGGTTCTGCGAAAAAAGGTCTTTATTTAGCTGCGGGTATGGATTCAGCTTCTGATCAAACTACTGGTACAAAAGGTAAAGAAGCAAATCATACACGTTTAGTTGCTCAGTACGCTACTGGCGGTTTAATTGCTAACGCAATGTACCAAGACTTTGGTGGTGATGCTCTTGATGGTACAAATAAGAAAGGTACTGATGTTCAAGCTAACTTAGGTTATAAAATCGGTAAATTCATGCCTAAAGCTAAAATCTCTGTAGTTGACCGTGATGTTTCTGCACTTAAAGACTCTACTAACTACGCTGTAGGTCTTGACTATGCATTAGGTAAGAAAACTACTGGTTATGTAACTTACACTTCAATTGAAAATGATTTAGGTGTTAAAGATGATGATACTACTGTAGTTTCTGTAGGTCTTTTACACAAGTTCTAA